A single genomic interval of Lathyrus oleraceus cultivar Zhongwan6 chromosome 7, CAAS_Psat_ZW6_1.0, whole genome shotgun sequence harbors:
- the LOC127105726 gene encoding vascular-related unknown protein 1: MDHSLKSSRGKVPPTTTTTTTDNNPNSQEESGWTTYFDDFSNGIEPSYYSGGGSSLVSDAASSAAWKFSHHHNHLVSSKLPKKLCFKKTRSKIISDDDPLEDTASSPVNSPKVRDMSPNEIASRKIDDQLQAGSMGKGLTSSENHSELLQMDDKLEFEFNEKNIDCIELKKRGLCLVPLSLLVNYLG, encoded by the exons ATGGATCATTCTCTGAAATCATCAAGAGGCAAAGTACCAccaaccaccaccaccacaaccACCGATAATAATCCAAATTCTCAAGAAGAAAGTGGATGGACAACTTACTTTGATGATTTCTCAAACGGCATAGAACCGAGTTATTATTCAGGCGGTGGCTCTTCTTTGGTTTCAGATGCTGCTTCTTCTGCTGCATGGAAATTTTCTCATCATCATAATCATCTTGTTTCATCAAAGTTACCAAAGAAGCTTTGCTTCAAGAAAACAAGATCCAAAATTATTTCAGATGATGACCCTTTAGAAGACACTGCTAGCTCTCCTGTCAATAGTCCTAAG GTGAGAGACATGAGTCCAAATGAAATTGCTTCCAGGAAGATTGATGATCAACTACAAGCAGGTTCTATG GGTAAAGGGTTAACATCATCAGAGAATCATTCAGAGTTGCTGCAGATGGATGATAAGCTTGAATTTGAATTCAATGAGAAGAATATTGATTGCATAGAATTGAAGAAAAGAGGGCTTTGCTTGGTTCCTTTGTCTTTGTTGGTGAATTATTTGGGGTGA